In Deltaproteobacteria bacterium, the following proteins share a genomic window:
- the hflX gene encoding GTPase HflX: MTIQKETVLAVHIQTGTESDSMKERRIRELNALIYADGGEVVETKVKKINTPHNATFLGKGQLFELNRIIAVLGTNVVVFDKELTPAQQRNIESILQSRIIDRSRLIIDIFARRAHSKYGKLEVEQALLRYLLPRLTGRGVLMSQTGGGVGTRGPGETKLEIDKRRIKERLTRIKRLIDIVKRQRITQQAKRSSSGTASVAMVGYTSAGKSTLLNTLTKSNMQTSDELFTTLDPVARRINFKDKSYAIINDTVGFIENLPVQLIEAFKTTLDDVVNADIVLHVIDISKPDFEKDIEEVEKVLYEIGAGDKQVIYVFNKTDMIRDNISVRAVVGRYDRAVAISAKQGIEIELLKDMIHKVLINTKQQVRRVDNELYRAI, from the coding sequence TTGACGATACAAAAAGAAACAGTACTGGCTGTTCATATACAAACTGGGACCGAGAGTGATTCTATGAAGGAAAGACGTATTAGAGAGCTGAATGCACTCATATATGCCGATGGCGGAGAGGTCGTAGAAACAAAGGTCAAGAAGATAAACACACCCCATAATGCAACCTTTCTCGGTAAGGGGCAGTTATTTGAACTAAACAGAATAATAGCTGTGCTTGGCACCAATGTTGTGGTATTTGATAAAGAGCTGACGCCTGCGCAACAAAGAAATATAGAATCAATACTACAGAGCAGGATAATAGATAGATCGAGATTAATAATAGATATATTTGCAAGAAGGGCTCATTCAAAGTACGGTAAACTGGAGGTTGAGCAGGCTCTGTTAAGGTATTTATTACCAAGGCTTACCGGAAGGGGTGTCCTTATGTCTCAGACAGGAGGCGGTGTCGGCACGAGGGGCCCTGGTGAAACAAAACTTGAGATAGACAAAAGAAGGATAAAAGAACGACTAACAAGAATTAAAAGGCTGATAGATATTGTTAAAAGGCAAAGGATAACACAACAGGCAAAACGCAGCAGTTCCGGGACAGCATCCGTAGCTATGGTTGGGTATACGAGTGCCGGTAAGTCAACACTTTTAAATACGCTTACCAAATCAAACATGCAGACAAGCGATGAGTTGTTTACGACCCTTGATCCTGTGGCAAGAAGGATTAATTTTAAAGATAAGAGTTATGCAATTATTAATGATACGGTGGGCTTTATAGAAAACCTGCCTGTGCAGCTTATAGAGGCATTTAAGACAACCCTGGACGATGTTGTCAATGCTGATATCGTTCTTCACGTTATAGATATTTCGAAACCCGACTTTGAAAAGGATATAGAAGAAGTGGAAAAAGTGCTATACGAGATTGGAGCCGGAGATAAACAGGTTATTTATGTTTTTAATAAAACAGATATGATTAGAGATAATATTTCGGTTAGAGCAGTCGTTGGACGTTATGATAGAGCCGTAGCTATCTCTGCAAAACAGGGTATAGAAATAGAGTTACTTAAAGACATGATTCATAAAGTTCTAATAAACACAAAACAGCAGGTTAGACGGGTAGATAATGAACTATATAGAGCTATTTAA